A DNA window from Mycolicibacter hiberniae contains the following coding sequences:
- a CDS encoding AAA family ATPase, with product MSTGLSGAAATTGQRCTAVLDEIERVVVGKRSALSLILTTVLAGGHVLIEDLPGLGKTLIARSFAAALGLDFIRVQFTPDLLPADLLGTTVYEMSTGRFEFRRGPIFTNLVLADEINRTPPKTQAALLEAMAEGQVSIDGTTHRLPTPFIVLATDNPIEYEGTYPLPEAQLDRFAIRLHLGYLSEQGEAAMLRRRLDRGAALPTVRKVVDADELVAMRESVEQVSVHDDVLRYVVALATGTRRHPQVAVGASPRSELDLVQLARARALLLGRDYVIPEDVKALATSAIAHRITLRPEMWVRRVQGTDVVEDLLRRLPVPRTPEAAPS from the coding sequence GTGAGCACCGGGCTGTCCGGCGCCGCGGCCACCACGGGGCAGCGCTGCACCGCGGTACTCGATGAGATCGAACGCGTGGTGGTGGGCAAGCGCTCGGCGCTGTCGCTCATCCTGACCACGGTGCTGGCCGGTGGTCACGTGCTCATCGAGGACTTGCCGGGGTTGGGCAAGACGCTGATCGCCCGGTCATTCGCGGCCGCACTCGGGCTGGACTTCATTCGGGTGCAGTTCACCCCTGACCTGTTGCCCGCCGACCTGCTCGGCACCACCGTCTACGAGATGTCCACGGGCCGTTTCGAATTCCGGCGCGGACCCATCTTCACCAACCTGGTGCTGGCCGACGAGATCAACCGCACGCCACCCAAGACCCAGGCGGCCCTGCTGGAGGCCATGGCCGAAGGCCAGGTCAGCATCGACGGCACCACGCACCGGTTGCCGACGCCCTTCATCGTGTTGGCCACCGACAACCCGATCGAGTACGAGGGCACCTACCCGTTGCCGGAGGCGCAGCTGGACCGGTTCGCGATCAGACTGCACTTGGGCTACCTGTCCGAGCAGGGGGAGGCGGCCATGCTGCGCCGGCGCCTGGACCGCGGAGCCGCCCTGCCGACGGTGCGCAAGGTCGTCGACGCCGACGAGCTGGTGGCGATGCGCGAATCGGTGGAACAGGTCAGTGTGCACGACGACGTGCTGCGCTACGTGGTTGCACTGGCCACCGGTACCCGGCGTCATCCGCAGGTGGCGGTGGGCGCCAGCCCGCGATCGGAGCTCGATCTGGTTCAGCTGGCCCGGGCACGTGCCCTGCTGCTCGGCCGCGATTACGTGATACCCGAAGACGTCAAGGCGTTGGCCACCTCGGCTATCGCACACCGGATCACGCTGCGGCCGGAGATGTGGGTGCGCCGCGTCCAGGGCACCGACGTGGTGGAGGACCTGCTGCGGCGTCTGCCGGTGCCACGGACCCCGGAGGCGGCGCCGTCGTGA
- a CDS encoding DUF58 domain-containing protein: MTNDPDVRVVDAVLRWRASPFATALATAAAVALVAAVGAARWQLIAFAAPLLAMLCSLDAQPPHPVVRIHATPPARRCFENETVELTLGATASDAEATRIRVEVSAHPVIALVSTVSTTGSGCRISVLATAARWGRYPIRATVSTVSRGGLLAGTATVDVAEVTVFPPAPPQPTPVPHSDLLDRVGTHLTRHPGRGVEYADIRAYVPGDPLRSVNWPVSARRGSLHVTQRLTDRGADVVVLIDSYPQPAGPATEATERSVLGAAQVVQTALRSGDRAGVVILGGRHPRWTGAEIGQRQFYRIVDAVLGAGDGVESTTGTLAPRAAVPAGALIIAFSTLLDTEFALALTDLRKRGHVVLAVDVLPGSPFEDELDPLVDRIWALQRTTMYRDMAIIGVDVAPWPRHEPLEQAMRVATPHRRSGAVR; encoded by the coding sequence GTGACGAACGATCCCGACGTGCGTGTGGTGGACGCCGTGTTGCGCTGGCGGGCATCGCCTTTCGCCACGGCGCTGGCGACCGCTGCCGCGGTGGCCCTGGTGGCGGCGGTGGGTGCGGCACGCTGGCAGTTGATCGCCTTCGCCGCGCCGTTGCTGGCGATGTTGTGCTCGCTGGACGCACAGCCGCCCCATCCGGTCGTGCGCATCCATGCGACGCCCCCGGCGCGCCGCTGCTTCGAGAACGAGACGGTCGAACTGACCCTCGGCGCCACTGCGTCCGACGCCGAGGCGACCCGGATTCGCGTGGAGGTCTCGGCGCATCCGGTGATCGCCCTGGTGAGCACGGTGTCCACGACGGGGTCCGGGTGCCGGATATCGGTGCTGGCCACGGCGGCACGCTGGGGCCGCTATCCGATTCGCGCCACGGTGTCGACGGTGAGCCGGGGCGGACTGCTGGCCGGCACCGCGACCGTCGACGTCGCCGAGGTCACCGTGTTCCCACCGGCGCCGCCGCAGCCCACACCGGTTCCGCACAGCGATCTGCTCGATCGGGTGGGGACCCACCTGACCCGGCACCCGGGCCGCGGCGTCGAATACGCCGATATCCGCGCCTACGTTCCCGGCGACCCGCTGCGCTCGGTGAACTGGCCGGTCAGCGCACGTCGGGGCAGCCTGCATGTGACGCAGCGACTGACCGATCGCGGCGCGGACGTGGTGGTGCTGATCGACTCCTACCCCCAGCCCGCCGGGCCGGCGACCGAGGCGACCGAACGATCGGTGCTGGGCGCAGCGCAGGTGGTCCAGACCGCACTGCGCAGCGGCGATCGTGCCGGGGTCGTCATCCTCGGCGGCCGGCACCCCCGCTGGACCGGGGCGGAGATCGGCCAGCGCCAGTTCTATCGCATCGTCGACGCGGTCCTGGGCGCCGGCGACGGCGTGGAGTCGACCACCGGAACGCTGGCACCCCGGGCGGCGGTGCCGGCGGGTGCTTTGATCATCGCGTTCTCCACGCTGCTCGACACCGAATTCGCCCTGGCGCTGACCGATCTGCGCAAACGCGGTCACGTCGTCCTTGCGGTCGACGTGCTGCCCGGCTCGCCCTTCGAGGACGAACTGGATCCCCTGGTGGACCGGATCTGGGCGTTGCAGCGCACCACCATGTACCGGGACATGGCCATCATCGGCGTCGATGTCGCCCCCTGGCCGCGGCACGAGCCACTGGAGCAGGCCATGCGGGTCGCAACGCCGCACCGCCGGTCGGGGGCGGTGCGGTGA
- a CDS encoding nitronate monooxygenase gives MHTPLCDELGIEFPIFAFTHCRDVVVAVSKAGGFGVLGAVGFTPEQLEIELNWIDENIGDHPYGVDIVIPNKYEGMDSGQSADDLAETLRQLVPQQHLDFGKKLLADHGVPVENADEDSLQLLGWTEATATPQVEVALQHPKVTMIANALGTPPADMIKHIHESGRKVAALCGSASQAKKHAAAGVDIIIAQGGEAGGHCGDVGSIVLWPEVVKAVAPLPVLAAGGIGSGQQIAAALALGAQGAWTGSQWLMVEESSNTEAQHAAYIKAGSRDTVRSRSFTGKPARMLRNSWTEAWEAPENPKPLGMPLQYMVSGMAVRATNKYPNESVDVAFNPVGQVVGQFTKVEKTATVIERWVQEYLEATSTLEALNEASGS, from the coding sequence ATGCACACTCCCCTCTGCGACGAACTCGGCATCGAGTTCCCGATCTTCGCTTTCACGCACTGTCGCGACGTTGTCGTCGCCGTGAGCAAGGCCGGCGGTTTCGGGGTGCTGGGCGCGGTGGGCTTCACGCCGGAGCAGCTCGAGATCGAGCTGAACTGGATCGATGAGAACATCGGCGACCACCCGTACGGCGTCGACATCGTCATCCCGAACAAGTACGAGGGCATGGACTCCGGCCAGTCGGCCGACGACCTGGCCGAAACGCTGCGCCAGCTGGTGCCCCAGCAGCACCTCGACTTCGGCAAGAAGCTTCTCGCCGACCACGGCGTGCCCGTCGAGAACGCCGACGAAGACAGCCTGCAGCTGCTGGGCTGGACCGAGGCCACCGCCACGCCCCAGGTCGAGGTCGCGCTGCAGCACCCCAAGGTGACGATGATCGCCAACGCGCTGGGCACTCCCCCGGCGGACATGATCAAGCACATCCACGAGTCGGGCCGCAAGGTTGCCGCGTTGTGCGGTTCGGCGTCGCAGGCCAAGAAGCACGCCGCGGCCGGTGTGGACATCATCATCGCCCAGGGCGGCGAGGCCGGCGGCCACTGCGGCGACGTGGGCTCGATCGTGCTGTGGCCCGAGGTCGTCAAGGCGGTCGCGCCGCTGCCCGTGCTCGCGGCGGGCGGCATCGGCAGCGGTCAGCAGATCGCTGCGGCCCTCGCGCTGGGAGCGCAGGGCGCGTGGACCGGCTCGCAGTGGCTGATGGTCGAGGAATCCTCGAACACCGAAGCCCAGCACGCGGCCTACATCAAGGCGGGCAGCCGCGACACCGTCCGCAGCCGGTCCTTCACCGGCAAGCCGGCCCGGATGCTGCGCAACTCCTGGACCGAGGCGTGGGAGGCTCCCGAGAACCCCAAGCCGCTGGGCATGCCGTTGCAGTACATGGTCTCCGGGATGGCCGTGCGCGCCACGAACAAGTACCCCAACGAGAGCGTCGACGTCGCGTTCAACCCGGTCGGCCAGGTTGTCGGTCAGTTCACCAAGGTGGAGAAGACCGCGACCGTCATCGAGCGGTGGGTCCAGGAGTACCTCGAGGCGACCAGCACTCTCGAAGCCCTCAACGAGGCTTCGGGCTCCTGA
- a CDS encoding HAD family hydrolase, which yields MTAAASDLVADVARAEPGARIGAFFDLDGTLVSGFTATAHAGDRIRRRQARAGEVLGVVEAALRYRLGRMQFERLLVRAAGYLRGESIDELNDVGARLFADHITSRIYPHMQEVVRAHQRRGHTVVLSSSALTIHAEPVARFLEIAHVLCNRFELDDRGLLTGDIVQPVVWGPQKAATVQSFCADTGIDLGQSFFYADGDEDAALMSLVGRPRPVNPRPRLATLATEHGWPVLRIPGPSRPGGRSVLRAAGFGVAVLRALSSR from the coding sequence ATGACCGCAGCAGCGAGCGATCTGGTCGCCGACGTCGCCCGGGCCGAGCCGGGCGCCCGCATCGGGGCGTTCTTCGACTTGGACGGCACGTTGGTGTCCGGATTCACCGCCACCGCCCATGCCGGCGACCGGATCCGCCGGCGCCAGGCCCGCGCCGGCGAGGTGCTCGGCGTCGTCGAGGCGGCGCTGCGCTACCGCCTGGGCCGCATGCAGTTCGAACGCCTGCTGGTACGGGCCGCGGGTTATCTGCGCGGCGAGTCCATCGACGAACTCAACGATGTCGGCGCCCGGCTCTTCGCCGACCACATCACCAGCCGCATCTACCCGCACATGCAGGAGGTCGTGCGGGCGCATCAGCGCCGCGGCCACACCGTCGTGCTGAGTTCCTCGGCCCTGACCATCCACGCCGAACCGGTGGCACGGTTCCTGGAGATCGCCCACGTGCTGTGCAACCGGTTCGAGCTCGACGACCGGGGCCTGCTCACCGGGGACATCGTCCAACCCGTGGTCTGGGGCCCCCAGAAGGCGGCCACGGTGCAGTCGTTCTGCGCGGACACGGGGATCGACCTGGGCCAGAGCTTCTTCTACGCCGACGGCGACGAGGACGCGGCACTGATGTCGCTGGTGGGCCGCCCGCGGCCGGTCAATCCCCGTCCCCGGCTCGCCACGCTGGCCACCGAACACGGCTGGCCGGTGCTGCGCATCCCCGGCCCGAGCCGCCCCGGCGGGCGCTCTGTGCTGCGCGCCGCCGGCTTCGGGGTCGCGGTCCTGCGCGCACTCTCCTCGCGCTGA